One Dreissena polymorpha isolate Duluth1 chromosome 9, UMN_Dpol_1.0, whole genome shotgun sequence genomic window carries:
- the LOC127846266 gene encoding uncharacterized protein LOC127846266, with product MNREGSGVVPLPSNGKKVVTITVAYISQDGSGIELSPIAALVCEELTNETITLTSSAVSSTSTPPSLSTTKPEHCVMGGPEEDVAPSFTTIYSNGKTVEGFDPFNREEGLKELTLDNNDMAVVMIDITPIELNELHIHTFDTVLSVNVTYEDNTIQTKTRPFLVLETAEDTVVVVSHPRNGKNVVTITVTIESLDGADIMLSPITALLCGEKFTTASITTPCTTQQPSTTKSGL from the exons ATGAATCGAGAAGGTAGTGGTGTTGTACCTTTGCCAAGCAATGGCAAGAAGGTGGTAACCATTACGGTCGCGTATATATCTCAAGACGGTAGTGGTATCGAATTGAGCCCAATTGCTGCTCTGGTATGCGAAGAATTGACAAATGAAACCATCACACTGACCT CTTCAGCTGTTTCCTCGACATCAACTCCACCATCACTATCAACTACAAAGCCAG AACATTGCGTGATGGGCGGACCAGAGGAAGACGTTGCACCAAGTTTCACAACCATTTACTCTAACGGGAAAACCGTTGAAGGGTTCGATCCGTTTAATCGGGAAGAAGGATTGAAAGAACTTACACTCGATAATAACGACATGGCTGTAGTCATGATTGACATTACACCAATAGAATTGAACGAGTTACATATTCACACATTTGACACAGTTTTATCTGTCAACGTTACATACGAAGATAACACAATTCAAACTAAG ACGCGACCGTTCCTGGTGTTGGAAACTGCCGAGGACACTGTTGTGGTTGTGAGTCATCCAAGGAATGGCAAGAATGTAGTAACTATTACGGTCACAATAGAGTCTTTAGACGGCGCAGACATCATGTTGAGTCCGATCACCGCTCTGTTATGCGGCGAGAAATTTACAACAGCAAGCATCACAACGCCCT GCACTACACAACAACCATCAACTACAAAGTCAGGTTTGTAA